Sequence from the Maribellus comscasis genome:
TGATACAAACGGTCGCCTTCAGGAAGTGCATCTCTTGCTATTGGTTCTGATATTTTGCTGTGTGATGGATAAGCAACCTTTTGGTTGCTGGTAATAAAATATTTGTCGTTCGGGTCATTGGGATTTTTAGGAACCGGAATGTGAAACAGTTCTTTCCCATTTTTGTCAACCAACGAAAGACGAAGCCAAACATCACGTTCTTCTGTAGAACCTGTTGGAAATTTATGACCGGTCGCAACTGCTTGTACATCAACAAAAAAGTTAACTTCCTCTCCTGCTTTTAACTCAGTGGAGTTTACTTTAATTTCAACTCTTGCCGCTCCTTCAACAAATTCAGTAAATCCGCCTCCCCACCAGTGATCGGAATTCACCGGGCGAAGTATTCCCATTTTAGCAGGTTTCCCGCCCATGGGTTGCATATGGCAGGTTTGGCAAATTATTCCTTGTTCAGGATAGACACTTTCTTCATATTCAGTAAAAGTTGCTTTTACCCATGTATCATAAGGATTTAATTCGTTGTGGCATGATGAACACATCATCGGGTCTTCATAGATTTCAGAAGTGGCTGTTTTGTGATGCGGCGACCAGGGAAACTCCAAATCGCCAAATTTTGTATCAACGGCTTCGGTCGCCGCTGAAACATAATCGTGATTATAAGGCGGCTCATTTTTAAAATGTGAAACGGTGTGGCAGAAATCACAAAAAACACCTCGATCTGCCATCGATACGTCGCCGTTGCTTTTATTCCAGAAATTATCGGGATTTGTTGTTCGGGAAGGAA
This genomic interval carries:
- a CDS encoding multiheme c-type cytochrome — its product is MKRLIYTIVLIFITGNIIAQTKAELKMQIKNQIKPYNYFEDPKVCEGCHVDKFKRWNVSQHSRAFTGDFFQKQFYELVLASESFAPEVKEAIKGCIGCHAPSAFLAQDFVPSRTTNPDNFWNKSNGDVSMADRGVFCDFCHTVSHFKNEPPYNHDYVSAATEAVDTKFGDLEFPWSPHHKTATSEIYEDPMMCSSCHNELNPYDTWVKATFTEYEESVYPEQGIICQTCHMQPMGGKPAKMGILRPVNSDHWWGGGFTEFVEGAARVEIKVNSTELKAGEEVNFFVDVQAVATGHKFPTGSTEERDVWLRLSLVDKNGKELFHIPVPKNPNDPNDKYFITSNQKVAYPSHSKISEPIARDALPEGDRLYHSAFLDSEGEFTFAQWFCVKEIENRLKPLEIRKEKYSFKIPENIEGEVFLQAKLNYRRMPDSFADFLKIDRRPVIQVAKDLRKLKIN